The genomic segment ctacaatttaaaatagatttttatcatactttattttaaacatcTATTGCTGTAATGTCAGTAATCTGTATGAAATCAATAATCTGATGTATGCAGGCCACTAACAAACTATTGAAGTGTGATCAATAAACGGTAGGATCATCACAGGTGTATTTCATGTGCCAGGATAAAGGGGTTTAAGAATCTTCAAAGCGTATCTACAAAAGTTAATTTCCTTTGACTTCCACCTTTACAAAGAGGTGTTAACAGAccaatattatatacattaataCCTCAGTTAAAACGATACAGGGGGTACAAATACAACTCTCCAGCTCCATATCATTATTGAGAGAGTCACAGCAGCTTCTAGGCCCCTACTTGAACATGGCAACTCAGAAATTTTCAAACTTCTCCATTGATTACATTTTGGGAGATGCCAGCAAACAAACAACAGAATCACCTGGAGTGGATCATCCAGCATCTTCTCATGAGTTCCCAGGGCACTTGACCAAACTGGATGGATCTCGAGGTCATGGTGACCATGCAGCACTCATGCTGAACTTTCCATCTCCATCATGGAATGCAGGAATGTACAGCTGCTGTGTTCCAGTCACTTATTATCAACTGACTTCAAATTACTATGCAGGACAACCGTGGACTTTTGCAACATCTGGtatgattattatatataataatcccCGGCTATTAGGCCTATTTTATTCAAAAAGTgtcattcatttttgtttataatttattttattttcaatctaCTGTTAGGTTGTGATACAGCTGATTATCACTACCACCAAACTGTAGCTCAGAGACAGCGCAGTCGAATCCGAACGGTTTTTACCGACAACCAGACGGAGCAGCTCGAGCGGCTCTTCGCAATCACCGATTACCCGAGCGCTGAAACCCGGGCCGAGTTATCCAAGAACACCGGCCTCAGCGAGGAGACTGTGCGGGTAAGAAAGCGCTCTTTATCAGTATGCAAAGAATATGTCATTTCATAATATGTGCTAacaaatcagaaaataaaatagctaaaatacgattttttattttaattttaggtctGGTTCAAGAATCGACGTGCACGTAGAAAGAGACAGACACCCTGCCCCGACAAAAGCACGAGGCGCGCTCCTGTCTGATGACAATCCCGAATCAGATTAATTTATGACTGAATCATCAACACAGACTCAGTGgcttttatatattgtttttttaaaaacacttttgtttcacggtgtaaaaaaaaacttacatttttactTGAATAAACATGCTTTCTCAGTTAAATAAACTtgagttttgtttatttgttcatattttaattatggtTATATTGTAACTGGAGTTAGAATGTGCTTACACGTTTAGAAGCAAACTATTTTAGGAAAGTATCTAATTTATTTCCCGTCTAATTCCCCTCTTCCTTGACGCACATGTGCATTCATATATTTTGCCACTTTACCTGTGCGAAATGAAAATTTCACATGCTTACAGAAAACTTTAGGGACGAATTATGCACCTTTGTAATCTTAACAGATAGGCTATAGATGATTAAGTGTATAATCAATCAAAACAACACAGTCAAACTAAGTAGCCTATAAAACACTAATGTTTATTAGTCATATATCCTTACTCAGGATAGAGTTTCACTTACTCTATCCACTTTAATAAGCTTTTTCATGCTGATATACTGTAGGAAAAAGAAACCTGCAGATGTATACACAGCATGCAGTACAGTTATATTGTCCATCAAATCCAAAACTGAATTCATTATAAGATCCACATTAATCTGATTTACAGAGAGTATAgttaacatgaaaacacaaaacaaaggACGTTAAAAAAGTACCttgtgaaattattaaaatatatattttctcagacaaataaacaaatgtttacaaATGAACTATACCAATTACACAACAGAAAGCTTTGCCGGCAATGCTAAAGGTCACACTGAAACTCTCTGAAAGCGTGGAGGGTGAGCCACTCAGTGCAAGATACTAACATATGTCAATTTACAGTCATCCTTTAACTCTCCTTTTGGCATCAAAAAACAGAATGTGACTTGTCGTGAAATGAAGGTGAATAACAGTGACATATTGATGATTTCAACAACTTTAAGTCACCATAAAGCAATATACTGTACTCTATGTCACAAAATAATAATGCACAGTTTAAGGTTTGTTGTGAGCTGACCTTTGCACTCCATCAGAAGGTGCACTACTCATTACAATGACATAGCTAAAACTACCATATAGATTCAGTTGTTCTTTAATGAAATAATGGCATGGTGGCTGAAGAAATCAAAAGCTGTCCAGACCTGCTCAAGCAGTGCATTTTCAATTCTGCAAGTTGCTCTTTTTTTGTAAATCAGTACAGATGACCAAGTGTTCACAAGAAAGAAGAGTGCACAAGCcgagctgttgttttttttttctctccttaaaaaaaaaaatctgcctgcTCTGGGATCATAATAGTGATATTACCTATTGTACCCCTATTGTAAGGGACAGACACTTTTAATCATGCTGTACTTCCAGGTGGTAATAAAGTAGACAGAGTTTCTATCCATATTCATATAGGATATTGACACAGAGTAAATACTGCTATTATTACCCACACACTTGATGACGATATCATAAGCACATACTGTTTTCACAATCAGgattttaaagaacagcatttacaaaACTGATCCAAGTAAATCTGATGGAGGGAGAGAGAAGAAATAGGTAGTCTGGCTTAACAGTTTTTATACATTAGACTGTAGATGATAGATGAGAATTTATGTTCAAATATAAACTGTACTAGATGAACTATAATTGGTTTcgtttgtttttttggggggttagAGAAACATGATTGTGATTCGTTTTTTTATTTGGGTTTATAAAATAGACAAATCCATTAATTGCAACCtcgtttttttatgaaatgtcaaGAATGCCTCCTTTCAAGACTTGCATTATTCATGCTGTTCTTGAACTGTACTTTTAAGTAAGAGATTATTTAAGTTTTGCTATATCATGAAGCTTGCACTTTGGTTTTGTGGTTGATTTGAATTTAATGAAATGTGATTTATTAGCTTATAATATCTAAAGCAAGGCATCTCACCTAATTTCAGAGCAGTTTATGACCTAAAAACGTGCCCATGCCTGCTTATTTCATGCAACATATTCTATATTTTAAGCTATACTCTTACATGTTCACTGTAGATAAAGAAAGCATTGGGCTCCAATGGCAAAAACCCTCTTTTTCACATTGGCCGCATCAATATTTTCAGACTACAGgtacattgaaatattttatgttttcagatGTTCACTCATAATAATATGTCACCTACTAGTCCATTTAAAGGCATTTGAAATGTAAGAAAACACAGTATGTatacaataaaatactgtaaagTAAGACAGTAAAGGTGCATAATACAGCagcatgtttaaaaacaaaacaaaaaagctcctttataaattaaaatagacaTATAAGCctattttgtttgtgtattatGACTGCATAAGCTGAAAGAGAGATATGAATGGCTTTTAGTAGGAATGATTTTGATTTCATAAAAGATTGTTCATCTATAATTCAATCATCGGAATGCAGGACGTTAGTTACTTGACAAGGCACTATTTTTTTGCTATTGAATTGCTGTCAAAGGGGCAGGACAGCAGCCTGGGTAGTTCACGAAGAGAAGCACATATGAATATTGGTAGTACACAGGGTGAGTGAGAATTTATCTTGAGGAGGAACAGAAAGAGGAGGGAGATTTAATTAAAGATGTAACCAGTGGATTTAAGTCTGCATCTCTGCACGGAGCATCCAAGGAAACCAGCAACAGAACAGCAACCTGCTGTAACACAAACAGATCATTAATATTAAAAACTGTAGTTTCATCTTGTAACACAGGATACATTTTAGATTCACAGCTGCAGCCAAAAGCATATGTTATTCATGGGACACAAGCATACCTGGATATGGAACTTTCAGATGTTATGTCTTTCGGAGATCGCATCGCATTAAAATTACGCTTCGGCTGGGACACTGCAGAGGAGGACAGAAACTTTACCTGAGGCTGTCATGTACGACTGTGTTGTTCATTCACATACATACTGTATTATGCATATTGTATCATAAATTGTTTATATTTCTGCTCTTTGCTACATGGCATCAGCTGAATGTTGAACATCGGAAACAAAATACTTATTGCTATTTCACATTGCGAACAGCAGAGGCCACTGTATGTCTAACTGACAAGATACAGACAAGCTGAAGCACTAAGCACTGTTGATGTTAATGTTACACACTCTGATGGTGAAAATTGTTGatttaaaaacaggaaaaaaaaattaaagcaaaaaatttTAACAAGCAAACCATGCTCGTATCCTTGTACTTACTAGTCACCTGGTGGACTTTCTTTTGTAGGGTCCCATCACCCTGAGGATCTTTGGGCCCTGCAATTCTGCAAGAATAATGGATTAAAATATACTGTTGATGTTTCTTTGGAGAattcactacactacactacactacactacctTACACTAGATGGTTTCACTATTTCACTTTATAGCATAGATGGTA from the Carassius gibelio isolate Cgi1373 ecotype wild population from Czech Republic chromosome A15, carGib1.2-hapl.c, whole genome shotgun sequence genome contains:
- the LOC128029148 gene encoding homeobox expressed in ES cells 1-like, coding for MATQKFSNFSIDYILGDASKQTTESPGVDHPASSHEFPGHLTKLDGSRGHGDHAALMLNFPSPSWNAGMYSCCVPVTYYQLTSNYYAGQPWTFATSGCDTADYHYHQTVAQRQRSRIRTVFTDNQTEQLERLFAITDYPSAETRAELSKNTGLSEETVRVWFKNRRARRKRQTPCPDKSTRRAPV